Proteins encoded by one window of Sporichthya brevicatena:
- a CDS encoding alpha/beta fold hydrolase — MRHTVAGAAALTLLAPGTAIAAEAGPSCRQVEVAVALTEGGPKDQRIVGDLCEPKGVRATAIQLLVHGITYDAGYWSFPDRTGGTDRYNYVASANRAGFATLAIDRVGSTRSSKPLSTDLTIDSNAHSVHEVVQAIRTGEIRRSDGRRFSKVVYVGHSYGTWTGWFEVGRYSDVDAAVFTAASSKGAPTALANALGNMYPAMFDEKFRDAGLDPGYLTTLPNTRYKSFYAPAEADPEVIAHDEATKSTVTFSELAKFRDILTTKHDIRVPVLLVAGEQDSLFCRENFHPFPAGAQLDTATRPYEDRTLPETGDVTGLRFGATQCDTPEELIADERRHLGAYLPVLDAYVLPGAGHDLNQAPRAREFFDFTQRWIRAQLGRTPRSNGSDALGQPVPQNREDLVPQRDAVLAAREHDQA; from the coding sequence GTGCGGCACACAGTCGCGGGTGCGGCGGCGCTGACGCTGCTCGCGCCCGGCACCGCGATCGCCGCCGAGGCCGGTCCGTCCTGCCGGCAGGTCGAGGTCGCCGTCGCGCTGACCGAGGGCGGACCGAAGGACCAGCGCATCGTCGGTGATCTCTGCGAACCGAAGGGTGTGCGGGCGACCGCGATCCAGTTGCTCGTCCACGGCATCACCTACGACGCCGGGTACTGGTCCTTCCCCGACCGCACCGGTGGGACGGATCGCTACAACTACGTCGCCTCCGCGAACCGGGCCGGCTTCGCGACGCTGGCGATCGACCGCGTCGGGTCAACGCGCTCGTCGAAGCCGCTCTCCACCGACCTCACGATCGACAGCAACGCCCATTCGGTCCACGAGGTCGTGCAGGCGATCCGCACCGGCGAGATCCGCCGTTCGGACGGCCGCCGCTTCTCCAAGGTCGTCTACGTCGGTCACTCCTACGGGACCTGGACCGGCTGGTTCGAGGTCGGCCGCTACTCCGACGTCGACGCCGCGGTGTTCACCGCGGCCTCCAGCAAGGGCGCCCCGACGGCCCTGGCGAACGCGCTGGGCAACATGTACCCGGCGATGTTCGACGAGAAGTTCCGCGACGCCGGCCTGGACCCGGGCTATCTGACGACCCTTCCGAACACGCGCTACAAGTCGTTCTACGCCCCCGCCGAGGCCGACCCCGAGGTGATCGCACACGACGAGGCGACGAAGTCGACCGTCACCTTCTCCGAGCTCGCGAAGTTCCGCGACATCCTCACCACGAAGCACGACATCCGCGTCCCCGTACTGCTCGTCGCCGGCGAGCAGGACAGTCTGTTCTGCCGCGAGAACTTCCACCCCTTCCCCGCCGGCGCGCAGCTCGACACCGCGACCCGTCCCTACGAGGACCGCACGCTTCCCGAGACCGGCGACGTCACCGGCCTGCGCTTCGGCGCCACGCAGTGCGACACCCCCGAGGAGCTGATCGCCGACGAGCGCCGGCACCTCGGGGCGTACCTGCCGGTGCTGGACGCCTACGTCCTCCCCGGTGCGGGGCACGACCTGAACCAGGCCCCCCGCGCCCGTGAGTTCTTCGACTTCACCCAGCGCTGGATCCGCGCCCAGCTGGGCCGGACGCCCCGGTCGAACGGGTCAGACGCGCTCGGCCAGCCAGTCCCGCAGAACCGGGAAGATCTGGTTCCACAGCGCGATGCCGTGCTTGCGGCCCGGGAGCACGACCAGGCGTGA
- a CDS encoding aldehyde dehydrogenase family protein, giving the protein MTEVLTEHTADELRAAYDRQRAAFLAEGPPSAAVRRDRIDRLTLMLTENATAIADAVGADFGSRPRSTSIVSEVLGIVPDLELTRARLATWMKPRRVLPVAGALGLPIRVEPSPLGVVGVIAPWNFPVGLLAEPAAAAFAAGNRVMAKASEVTARTGALLAELAPQYFDPAEFTVFCGGPQTAAAFSSLPFDHLFFTGSPQVGALVAQAAAANLTPVTLELGGKNPAAVGSGADVAKVGARIMAARLANGGQLCLCPDEVYVPRAQVHAFVDAAQTAARASFPSVLHGEGWVSIVNERNFDRVVGLIEDAVAKGAKKIEVAPPGERLPDRASRRIAPTILLDVTADMTIDSEEVFGPVLTVHPYDRIDDVIARLADRPAPLAAYWYGPTGPDFERFRSRTRSGGMTIDDFAAHCAVMSAPFGGVGRSGSGAYHGKAGFDTFSHLRTIVHNKTPVSVAQLMVPPYPRGYDRVVAASVGLIRRTARRRRARAGGKA; this is encoded by the coding sequence ATGACCGAGGTCCTGACCGAGCACACCGCCGACGAACTGCGGGCGGCCTACGACCGGCAGCGCGCCGCGTTCCTGGCCGAGGGCCCACCCTCGGCCGCGGTCCGCCGCGACCGCATCGACCGCCTGACGCTGATGCTGACCGAGAACGCCACCGCGATCGCGGACGCCGTCGGCGCCGACTTCGGCTCGCGCCCGCGGTCGACCAGCATCGTGAGCGAGGTGCTCGGGATCGTGCCCGACCTCGAGCTCACCCGCGCCCGGCTCGCCACGTGGATGAAGCCCCGCCGGGTGCTGCCGGTGGCGGGCGCCCTCGGGCTGCCGATCCGCGTCGAGCCCAGCCCGCTCGGGGTGGTGGGCGTGATCGCCCCGTGGAACTTCCCGGTCGGACTGCTGGCCGAGCCGGCCGCGGCCGCGTTCGCGGCCGGCAACCGCGTGATGGCCAAGGCCTCGGAGGTGACCGCACGCACCGGCGCACTGCTCGCCGAGCTCGCCCCGCAGTACTTCGACCCCGCCGAGTTCACCGTGTTCTGCGGCGGCCCGCAGACCGCGGCTGCGTTCAGCTCGCTGCCCTTCGACCACCTGTTCTTCACCGGCTCACCCCAGGTCGGCGCGCTGGTCGCCCAGGCGGCCGCGGCGAACCTGACGCCCGTCACGCTCGAGCTCGGCGGCAAGAACCCCGCCGCGGTCGGTTCCGGCGCCGACGTCGCGAAGGTCGGGGCCCGCATCATGGCCGCGCGCCTCGCCAACGGCGGCCAGCTCTGCCTGTGCCCGGACGAGGTTTACGTCCCGCGCGCGCAGGTGCACGCGTTCGTCGACGCCGCGCAGACCGCGGCCCGCGCCAGCTTCCCGTCGGTGCTGCACGGCGAGGGCTGGGTCAGCATCGTCAACGAGCGCAACTTCGACCGCGTCGTCGGTCTCATCGAGGACGCCGTGGCCAAGGGGGCCAAGAAGATCGAGGTCGCTCCCCCGGGCGAACGACTTCCTGACCGGGCGTCACGCCGCATCGCGCCGACGATCCTGCTCGACGTCACCGCGGACATGACGATCGACTCCGAGGAGGTCTTCGGCCCGGTCCTCACCGTCCACCCCTACGACCGGATCGACGACGTGATCGCCCGGCTCGCCGACCGCCCCGCCCCGCTCGCGGCGTACTGGTACGGGCCGACCGGGCCGGACTTCGAACGATTCCGGTCCCGCACCCGCAGCGGCGGGATGACGATCGACGACTTCGCCGCCCACTGCGCCGTGATGTCCGCCCCGTTCGGCGGCGTCGGCCGCAGCGGCTCCGGCGCGTACCACGGCAAGGCGGGCTTCGACACGTTCAGCCATCTGCGCACGATCGTCCACAACAAGACCCCGGTCAGCGTCGCGCAGCTCATGGTTCCGCCGTACCCCCGCGGGTACGACCGCGTCGTCGCCGCCTCGGTCGGGCTGATCCGCCGCACGGCCCGGCGGCGCCGGGCGCGGGCCGGTGGAAAGGCGTGA